A genomic segment from Glycine soja cultivar W05 chromosome 18, ASM419377v2, whole genome shotgun sequence encodes:
- the LOC114395276 gene encoding uncharacterized protein LOC114395276, which translates to MSECVEWRKQGIRVPLSSPSRTAPFSSTLTHYSSQNPKNRHFFFLFPMAGGIDMSLDDIMKRSAAAVASRCRFTVVRNPARTTSYPITQARQKSMVALPEMVLEESGAAKIESGTKIDRVPEGDKEKKQ; encoded by the exons ATGAGTGAATGCGTGGAATGGCGAAAACAGGGAATTAGAGTCCCTCTTTCTTCTCCCTCCCGCACTGCGCCATTTTCAAGTACGCTCACTCACTACTCTTCCCAAAACCCTAAAAAccgtcactttttttttttgtttccgaTGGCCGGTGGCATCGACATGTCCCTCGACGACATTATGAAGCGCTCAGCCGCCGCCGTAGCCTCTCGCTGCCGATTCACGGTTGTTCGCAACCCGGCCAGAACGACGTCGTATCCCATTACGCAG GCAAGGCAAAAGAGCATGGTTGCATTGCCAGAAATGGTTTTGGAGGAGTCAGGTGCGGCTAAGATTGAAAGTGGCACCAAAATTGATAGGGTCCCTGAAGGTGATAAGGAAAAGAAACAGTAA